The following proteins come from a genomic window of Geomonas sp. RF6:
- a CDS encoding iron-containing alcohol dehydrogenase, whose protein sequence is MAELELRKFLIPEMIFGRGAHTLVGQYARRFEMTRALLVSDAGVMEAGWTEGVRSRLADSGISALIFADLTSNPKDHEVTAGVTRYMEGGCDGIVAVGGGSPMDCAKGIGIVCSNGGDILDYIGVDKVPMPMPPLICVPTTAGSAADISQFAVISDHVRMKKEAIISKSVVPDLSLIDPALTETMGRELTAWTAMDALIHAVESYVSNASSPFTDLLALNAVRLVAGHMIPSVQHPTPESRDGMMLASTEAGMAFSNASLGAVHAMAHSLGALLDNPHGESSSVLLEKVIAYNYPAIPRRYRDIALALGIDSPGDPLGALLEWIHTLRRATGLGGSLRDLGLQRSEMRRLAEEAIDDPCMVTNPRRPTVEEIEAIYDAAF, encoded by the coding sequence ATGGCCGAGCTCGAGCTGCGCAAGTTCCTGATCCCCGAGATGATCTTCGGGCGCGGCGCCCACACCCTGGTGGGACAGTATGCGAGGCGCTTCGAGATGACCCGTGCGCTCCTGGTGAGCGACGCCGGAGTCATGGAAGCGGGGTGGACGGAAGGGGTGCGCTCGCGACTTGCCGACAGCGGGATAAGCGCGCTCATCTTCGCCGATCTCACCTCCAACCCGAAGGATCACGAGGTGACAGCGGGGGTGACCCGCTACATGGAAGGGGGGTGTGACGGCATAGTCGCCGTCGGTGGTGGAAGCCCCATGGACTGCGCGAAGGGGATCGGCATCGTCTGCTCCAACGGCGGGGACATCCTTGACTACATCGGAGTGGACAAGGTGCCTATGCCGATGCCCCCCCTGATCTGCGTCCCCACGACCGCAGGTTCCGCAGCGGACATCTCGCAGTTCGCCGTCATCTCCGACCACGTGCGCATGAAGAAGGAGGCGATCATCAGCAAATCGGTGGTGCCGGACCTCTCCCTCATCGACCCTGCCCTCACCGAGACGATGGGGCGGGAGCTTACCGCCTGGACCGCCATGGACGCCCTCATACATGCGGTGGAGTCCTACGTCTCCAACGCAAGCTCCCCTTTTACCGACCTTCTCGCCCTGAACGCGGTGCGGCTGGTGGCGGGCCACATGATCCCCTCCGTGCAACACCCGACTCCGGAGTCCCGGGACGGCATGATGCTCGCCTCCACCGAGGCAGGGATGGCCTTCTCCAACGCGAGCCTCGGCGCGGTCCACGCCATGGCGCACTCGCTCGGCGCGCTGCTGGACAACCCGCACGGCGAGAGCAGCTCGGTTCTCCTGGAAAAGGTCATAGCGTACAATTACCCGGCAATACCCCGGCGCTACCGCGACATTGCGCTGGCCCTCGGGATCGACTCCCCGGGCGACCCCCTCGGGGCGCTTCTGGAGTGGATTCACACCCTGCGCCGCGCCACCGGGCTCGGAGGCTCGCTGCGCGACCTGGGGCTGCAGCGAAGTGAAATGCGGCGCCTTGCGGAAGAGGCGATCGACGATCCCTGCATGGTGACCAACCCGCGCAGGCCGACCGTCGAGGAGATCGAAGCGATCTATGACGCGGCGTTCTGA
- a CDS encoding oligosaccharide flippase family protein has translation MNPLKRLARQTAVYGLSSIVGRLLNYFLVPLYTRIFLPQEYGIVTELYAYASFLMILLTFGMETTFFRFSVSHEDKEGVYGTSLLPVVGLNLLFMAIGISASSFIAEKLHYHGHSEYLVYFVLIVGLDAISAIPFARLRQQHRAPRFALLKLANIGINIALNLFFLLLCPYLLRHGYGAFLSFYDPAGGVGYVFLSNLIASAVTLLLLCGDLFGVRLRFDRELFRGMVRYALPLLLAGMAGMVNETLDRILLRYLLVVPAGVANAADYVMAQIGIYGANYKVSILMTLFIQTFRYAAEPFFFSHAKESDARDLYRQVMTWFILFGLVIFLGVMLYIDVVRGFIGAKYYSGMGIVPILLLANLFLGVIFNLSIWYKLNNKTQYGAYITIFGAIVTIVANVVLIPLMGYAGAAWATFICYFCTMIVSYVWGQKHYPVDYELAKIGGYFAFALGLYFLSTAWPFHARSFVLAANSMLFILFLAVAVGKEKRALLRLKAGESVSRMP, from the coding sequence ATGAACCCCCTCAAAAGACTAGCGAGACAGACTGCCGTGTACGGGCTGAGCAGCATCGTGGGCAGGCTGCTCAACTATTTCCTGGTGCCGCTGTACACGCGGATCTTCCTGCCGCAGGAGTACGGCATCGTCACCGAGCTGTACGCCTACGCGAGCTTTCTGATGATCCTCCTCACCTTCGGGATGGAGACGACCTTCTTCCGGTTTTCCGTGAGCCACGAGGACAAGGAGGGGGTGTACGGCACCTCCCTCCTTCCCGTCGTGGGGCTAAACCTCCTCTTCATGGCCATCGGCATCTCGGCCTCCTCCTTTATTGCCGAAAAGCTGCACTATCACGGGCACTCGGAGTACCTCGTCTACTTCGTGCTGATCGTGGGGCTCGACGCGATCTCGGCGATCCCCTTCGCGCGCCTGAGGCAGCAGCACAGGGCTCCCAGGTTCGCTCTGCTAAAGCTCGCAAACATCGGGATAAACATCGCGCTGAACCTCTTCTTCCTCCTCCTTTGCCCGTACCTCCTGCGGCACGGCTACGGCGCGTTCCTCTCCTTCTACGACCCGGCGGGGGGGGTGGGGTACGTCTTTCTCTCCAATCTCATCGCCAGCGCGGTCACCCTCCTCCTTCTGTGCGGCGACCTCTTCGGGGTGCGCCTGCGCTTTGACCGCGAGCTCTTCCGCGGGATGGTCCGCTACGCCCTCCCCCTCCTTCTTGCGGGAATGGCGGGGATGGTGAACGAGACGCTGGACAGGATACTCCTGCGCTACCTCCTCGTTGTTCCCGCCGGGGTCGCCAATGCGGCTGATTACGTCATGGCCCAGATCGGGATCTATGGTGCGAACTACAAGGTCTCCATCCTGATGACCCTTTTCATCCAGACCTTCCGCTACGCGGCGGAGCCGTTCTTCTTTTCCCACGCAAAGGAGAGCGACGCCCGCGACCTGTACCGGCAGGTCATGACCTGGTTCATACTTTTCGGCCTCGTCATCTTCCTCGGGGTCATGCTGTACATCGATGTCGTGCGCGGCTTCATCGGGGCGAAGTACTACTCCGGCATGGGGATCGTGCCGATCCTCCTGCTCGCAAATCTCTTCCTCGGGGTCATCTTCAACCTCTCCATCTGGTACAAGTTGAACAACAAGACGCAGTACGGCGCCTACATCACCATCTTCGGCGCGATCGTGACGATCGTCGCCAACGTCGTGCTGATACCGCTCATGGGGTATGCCGGTGCGGCATGGGCGACCTTCATCTGCTATTTCTGCACGATGATCGTGTCGTACGTGTGGGGACAGAAGCATTACCCGGTCGATTACGAGCTCGCGAAGATCGGGGGATACTTCGCCTTCGCGCTCGGGTTGTACTTTCTCAGCACCGCCTGGCCCTTCCACGCGCGCTCCTTCGTCCTCGCGGCGAACAGCATGCTCTTTATCCTTTTCCTGGCTGTCGCAGTCGGAAAGGAAAAGCGCGCGCTTCTCAGGCTGAAGGCGGGCGAGAGCGTGAGCCGGATGCCCTGA
- the murJ gene encoding murein biosynthesis integral membrane protein MurJ, with protein MSEKKNIARAAGVLGAATMLSRIMGMIRDMVVSRLFGAGLYTDAFFAAFQIPNMLRRFFAEGALTSAFVPTFSEWYTKHGEEEARDLANICFTLLTIALAVVTVLGIVFSPFIISLMFPGFAANPEKLSLTILLNRLMFPYIFFVSLVALCMGILNTVRHFFTPAISTVFLNISMILCALLLHDRFQVPIVALAVGVLVGGFAQLALQLPVLYRKGFPLRPRFVLGHPAVRRISLLMGPAVFGVGGYYLNIAVGAILASLLPQGSVSYLYYAQRLFEFPQGIFTAPVAQAVLPSMSRQAAAGDLPALKESLSYGMRLTLFITIPATVGLLLCTTPIFSLLFMGGAFDYAKARACSEALFYYASGLSVVALVRVVVPAFYALGDTRTPVITAFVAFVLNLVFCLALMGPLKHGGLAFASTLSALCNLVLLLWLIRRRIGRFGGRAVAISVLKGAVASVPMGVVVYWMLGVTEWSRGGEKLVKGVVLGGSVGAGIAVFFVCARLLGCEEARDALSLVKRKVLKEKGEGSGS; from the coding sequence ATGTCCGAAAAGAAAAACATCGCACGAGCCGCCGGCGTCCTCGGTGCCGCCACCATGCTCTCCCGCATCATGGGGATGATCCGCGACATGGTGGTCTCGCGCCTTTTCGGCGCCGGGCTCTACACCGACGCCTTCTTCGCCGCCTTCCAGATTCCGAACATGCTGCGGCGCTTCTTCGCCGAGGGTGCCCTTACCTCCGCCTTTGTCCCGACCTTTTCCGAATGGTACACGAAGCACGGCGAGGAGGAAGCTCGCGATCTGGCGAACATCTGTTTCACCCTTCTCACCATAGCCCTCGCCGTCGTTACCGTGCTCGGTATAGTCTTCTCCCCCTTCATCATCTCCCTCATGTTTCCCGGCTTCGCCGCGAATCCCGAAAAGCTCTCCCTCACGATCCTGCTGAACCGGCTGATGTTTCCCTACATCTTCTTCGTGAGCCTTGTCGCGCTGTGCATGGGGATTCTGAACACGGTGCGCCACTTCTTTACTCCGGCCATATCCACCGTTTTCCTCAATATCTCCATGATCCTCTGCGCGCTCCTGCTGCACGACCGCTTCCAGGTCCCGATCGTGGCGCTGGCCGTGGGGGTGCTGGTTGGCGGCTTCGCTCAGCTCGCCCTGCAGCTGCCGGTCCTCTACCGAAAAGGGTTTCCGCTGCGCCCCCGCTTCGTTTTGGGGCATCCGGCGGTGAGGAGGATCTCGCTTCTCATGGGGCCTGCGGTCTTCGGGGTGGGGGGGTACTACCTCAATATCGCCGTCGGGGCGATCCTCGCCTCCCTCCTGCCCCAGGGGAGCGTGTCGTATCTGTACTATGCCCAGCGCCTCTTCGAGTTTCCCCAGGGGATCTTCACCGCGCCGGTCGCCCAGGCTGTCCTCCCCTCCATGAGCCGGCAGGCCGCGGCGGGGGATCTCCCCGCGCTGAAGGAGTCTCTCTCCTACGGGATGCGCCTCACCCTCTTCATCACCATTCCCGCCACGGTGGGACTCCTTCTGTGCACGACGCCGATCTTCTCCCTCCTCTTCATGGGGGGGGCCTTCGACTACGCGAAGGCGAGAGCGTGCAGCGAGGCGCTCTTCTACTACGCTTCGGGGCTGTCGGTCGTGGCGCTGGTGCGGGTAGTCGTTCCCGCCTTCTACGCCCTCGGCGACACGAGGACGCCGGTGATCACCGCCTTTGTCGCGTTCGTGCTGAACCTCGTCTTCTGCCTCGCCCTCATGGGGCCGCTGAAACACGGCGGGCTGGCGTTCGCCTCGACCCTCTCCGCGCTCTGCAACCTCGTTCTCCTGCTCTGGCTGATCCGCAGGAGGATCGGGCGCTTCGGCGGTCGCGCCGTCGCGATCTCCGTCCTGAAGGGAGCGGTCGCTTCCGTGCCGATGGGGGTGGTGGTGTACTGGATGCTCGGGGTGACGGAGTGGTCGCGCGGCGGGGAGAAGCTGGTAAAGGGTGTGGTGCTCGGGGGGAGTGTCGGCGCGGGGATCGCCGTCTTCTTCGTCTGCGCGCGCCTTCTGGGGTGTGAGGAGGCGCGTGACGCGCTCTCGCTGGTGAAAAGGAAGGTGTTAAAGGAAAAGGGGGAAGGTTCCGGCAGCTGA
- the mazG gene encoding nucleoside triphosphate pyrophosphohydrolase: MTEKTKFDTLMDIMRKLRAPGGCPWDAEQTHDSLKRYLLEEAYEVIEAIDSGSVDHLKEELGDLLLQPVFHAAIAEESGSFTMDEVLEAINEKLIRRHPHVFGEETIRTSEEQLVNWEKIKKKEKGEERKSALSGVPQQLPALMQAQKITEKAARVGFDWEHTDQVFAKVMEELHEFEEAMLAGDQEEMESELGDLLFAIVNLGRFLSINPEEALRKTIQRFTRRFTHIEETLHARGSAMQSATLEEMEELWQEAKSLEKD; this comes from the coding sequence ATGACAGAGAAGACGAAGTTCGACACACTGATGGACATCATGCGCAAGCTGCGCGCCCCCGGCGGCTGCCCCTGGGACGCGGAGCAGACCCACGACTCGCTGAAGCGCTACCTCCTGGAAGAAGCGTACGAAGTCATCGAGGCGATAGATAGCGGCTCGGTCGACCACCTGAAGGAGGAACTGGGGGACCTCCTCCTGCAGCCGGTATTTCACGCGGCGATTGCGGAGGAGAGCGGCTCCTTCACCATGGACGAGGTGCTGGAGGCGATCAACGAAAAGCTGATCCGGCGCCACCCGCACGTCTTTGGCGAGGAGACGATCAGGACGAGCGAAGAGCAGCTGGTGAATTGGGAGAAGATCAAGAAGAAGGAAAAGGGGGAGGAGCGAAAGTCTGCACTCTCAGGTGTGCCGCAGCAGCTCCCCGCCCTCATGCAGGCGCAGAAGATCACCGAGAAGGCGGCGCGTGTCGGCTTTGACTGGGAGCACACGGACCAGGTCTTTGCGAAGGTCATGGAGGAGCTGCACGAATTCGAGGAAGCGATGCTCGCCGGCGACCAGGAGGAAATGGAATCGGAACTGGGCGACCTCCTTTTCGCTATCGTGAACCTCGGGCGCTTTCTTTCCATAAATCCCGAGGAGGCGCTCCGGAAGACGATCCAGCGCTTCACCAGGCGCTTCACCCACATCGAGGAGACACTCCATGCGAGGGGGAGCGCGATGCAGTCGGCGACCCTTGAGGAGATGGAAGAGCTGTGGCAGGAAGCGAAGAGTTTGGAAAAGGATTGA
- the tgt gene encoding tRNA guanosine(34) transglycosylase Tgt: MKFRLLKKDRSSLARRGTVTTPHGEIQTPIFMPVGTHAAMKAMTPAQVTEAGAQIILSNTYHLHLRPGEALIEKAGGLHKFMGWDGPILTDSGGFQVFSLPNKRITEEGAHFRHEITGEEVFLDPAKAVAIQEALGSDIIMAFDECIPYPCDKGYAERSTEKTIRWAKQCKDAQTRKDQALFGIVQGSVYEDLRARCAKALVKMDFPGYAIGGVSVGEGLELLKQVVGYTAPHLPEDKPRYLMGVGLPEDILESVERGIDMFDCVIPTRYARSATLFTNRGRIRLTNKNYRRDFYPIDPNCTCYTCQNFTRAYLHHLFSANEVLSAILASIHNVHFYLNMMSEVRYAIEEGRFMEYKTRFLADYLKGK; this comes from the coding sequence CTGAAATTCAGACTTTTGAAGAAGGACCGCAGCTCCCTCGCCCGCCGGGGCACCGTCACGACCCCCCACGGCGAGATACAGACCCCCATTTTCATGCCTGTGGGGACGCATGCGGCGATGAAGGCGATGACGCCGGCACAGGTCACCGAGGCGGGCGCCCAGATCATCCTCTCCAACACCTACCATCTGCATCTGCGCCCCGGAGAGGCCCTCATTGAAAAGGCCGGCGGGCTGCACAAGTTCATGGGGTGGGACGGCCCGATCCTCACCGACTCCGGCGGCTTCCAGGTCTTTTCCCTGCCGAACAAGCGCATAACGGAGGAAGGAGCGCACTTCCGCCACGAGATCACCGGCGAGGAGGTATTCCTCGATCCGGCGAAGGCGGTGGCAATCCAGGAGGCGCTCGGCTCCGATATCATCATGGCGTTCGACGAGTGCATCCCCTACCCGTGCGACAAGGGGTACGCGGAGCGCTCCACCGAGAAGACGATCCGCTGGGCGAAGCAGTGCAAGGACGCGCAGACGCGCAAGGACCAGGCCCTTTTCGGGATCGTACAGGGGAGCGTCTACGAGGACCTGCGCGCCCGCTGTGCGAAGGCGCTGGTGAAGATGGACTTCCCCGGCTACGCCATCGGCGGCGTCTCCGTCGGCGAGGGGCTCGAACTCCTGAAGCAGGTTGTAGGGTACACCGCACCGCACCTGCCGGAAGACAAGCCGCGCTACCTCATGGGTGTCGGCCTTCCGGAGGACATCCTGGAGAGCGTGGAGCGGGGCATCGACATGTTCGACTGCGTCATCCCCACCCGCTACGCGCGCAGCGCGACGCTCTTCACCAACCGCGGCAGGATCCGCCTCACCAACAAGAACTACCGCAGGGACTTCTACCCCATCGACCCGAACTGCACCTGCTACACCTGCCAGAACTTCACGAGGGCGTACCTGCATCACCTGTTCAGCGCGAACGAGGTCCTCTCCGCCATACTGGCGAGCATCCACAACGTGCACTTCTACCTCAACATGATGTCCGAGGTGCGCTACGCCATCGAGGAAGGGCGCTTCATGGAGTACAAGACCAGGTTCCTCGCGGACTACCTGAAAGGGAAATAG
- a CDS encoding succinate dehydrogenase cytochrome b subunit produces MHIFKSTVGRKILMSVSGQLLILFVLVHLMGNSAIFLGPSVINGYAEHLNSLLPLVWSMRVAMLIALLVHVTYGVQLTLENKEAKPKGYAVQRQLRANFASRNMIWTGVLLALFIAYHLLQFTFKVTPEVAALTATIGRYDVYAMVVTTLRRGVIAATYIFAMVMLYLHLRHGIPSFLQTMGWNNARTLSPISAMGKAVSALLMLGYMAIPVTILFGVLNI; encoded by the coding sequence ATGCATATCTTCAAAAGCACCGTGGGGAGGAAGATCCTCATGTCGGTCTCGGGGCAACTCCTGATTCTCTTTGTCCTTGTCCACCTCATGGGGAACAGCGCCATTTTCCTCGGGCCGAGCGTCATCAACGGCTACGCCGAGCACCTGAACAGTCTCCTGCCGCTGGTGTGGAGCATGCGGGTGGCCATGCTGATCGCGCTGCTCGTGCACGTCACCTACGGGGTGCAGCTCACCCTGGAGAACAAGGAGGCGAAGCCGAAGGGGTATGCGGTGCAGCGGCAGCTGAGGGCGAACTTCGCTTCCCGCAACATGATCTGGACCGGCGTCCTCCTGGCGCTCTTCATCGCCTACCACCTGCTGCAGTTCACCTTCAAGGTGACGCCGGAGGTTGCAGCGCTCACCGCGACGATCGGGCGCTACGACGTCTATGCGATGGTGGTGACGACCTTGCGGCGCGGGGTCATCGCGGCGACCTACATCTTTGCCATGGTCATGCTCTACCTGCACCTGCGTCACGGCATCCCGAGCTTCCTGCAGACCATGGGGTGGAACAACGCGCGGACCCTTTCCCCGATTTCGGCCATGGGAAAGGCGGTGTCGGCCCTGCTGATGCTCGGCTACATGGCCATCCCCGTCACCATCTTGTTCGGCGTTCTCAATATATAG
- a CDS encoding fumarate reductase/succinate dehydrogenase flavoprotein subunit: MILDGKCPKGPIESSWDRHRFDLKLVNPANKRKYKIIVVGTGLAGASAAATLGELGYRVEAFCYQDSARRAHSIAAQGGINAAKNYPNDGDSVYRLFYDTIKGGDFRAREADVWRLAQVSNNIIDQCVAQGVPFARDYAGYLDNRSFGGAQVSRTFYARGQTGQQLLLGAYSALSRQVHAGTVKVFERTEMLDLVVVDGEAKGITVRDMVTGEIRCHVGDAVVLASGGYVNVFYLSTNAMGCSVTATWRAHKKGAFFANPCYTQIHPTCIPQSGEHQSKLTLMSESLRNDGRCWAPKQAGDTRPPNQIPEDERDYYLERKYPSFGNLAPRDIASRAAKEQCDDGRGVGPGGRGVYLDFADAIKRLGEKTIRERYGNLFDMYEKITDEDGYKVPMRIYPAPHYAMGGLWVDYNCQSNLPGLFVIGEANFSVHGANRLGASALMQGLADGYFVIPYTIAGYLARIKPGEVSAEDAECRKSIEDVKAYTSRLLSINGKKTVNDFHRELGKIMWNDVGMARSEQSLTDAIKRIPDLRDEFWHNVKVSGSGMELNQQLENAGRVADFLEFGELLARDALHRKESCGGHFRVEYQMPDGEAKRDDENFCYVAAWGFNGVDQEPELHKEPLTFENVHLAVRSYK; this comes from the coding sequence GTGATACTCGACGGAAAATGTCCGAAAGGACCGATTGAAAGCTCGTGGGACCGGCACCGTTTCGACCTGAAGCTGGTGAACCCTGCCAACAAGAGAAAGTACAAGATCATCGTCGTCGGCACCGGGCTCGCCGGCGCCTCCGCAGCAGCCACCCTCGGGGAACTCGGCTACCGCGTCGAGGCGTTCTGCTACCAGGACAGCGCGCGCCGCGCCCATTCCATCGCCGCACAGGGGGGGATCAACGCCGCGAAGAACTACCCCAACGACGGCGACAGTGTCTACCGCCTCTTCTACGACACCATAAAGGGGGGGGACTTCCGCGCCCGCGAGGCGGACGTGTGGCGGCTCGCGCAGGTCTCGAACAACATCATCGACCAGTGCGTGGCGCAGGGGGTTCCCTTTGCCCGTGACTATGCCGGCTACCTCGACAACCGCTCCTTCGGCGGCGCCCAGGTCTCCCGCACTTTCTACGCCCGCGGGCAGACCGGGCAGCAGCTCCTCCTCGGCGCCTACTCCGCACTGTCGCGCCAGGTGCATGCGGGGACCGTGAAGGTCTTCGAGCGCACCGAGATGCTCGATCTCGTGGTGGTGGACGGCGAGGCGAAGGGGATTACGGTTCGCGACATGGTCACCGGCGAGATCCGCTGCCACGTCGGCGACGCCGTCGTCCTCGCCAGCGGCGGATACGTCAACGTCTTCTACCTCTCCACGAACGCCATGGGATGCTCGGTGACGGCGACCTGGCGCGCGCACAAGAAGGGGGCGTTCTTCGCCAACCCCTGCTACACCCAGATCCACCCGACCTGCATCCCGCAAAGCGGGGAGCACCAGTCAAAGCTCACCCTCATGTCGGAGTCGCTGCGAAACGACGGGCGCTGCTGGGCGCCGAAGCAGGCGGGGGATACCCGCCCGCCGAACCAGATACCGGAGGATGAGCGGGACTACTACCTGGAGCGGAAGTACCCCTCATTTGGCAACCTCGCCCCGCGCGACATCGCCTCCCGTGCAGCAAAGGAGCAGTGCGACGACGGTCGCGGCGTCGGCCCAGGCGGGCGCGGCGTCTATCTCGACTTCGCCGATGCCATAAAGAGGCTCGGGGAGAAGACGATCCGGGAGCGCTACGGCAACCTCTTCGACATGTACGAAAAGATCACCGACGAGGACGGGTACAAGGTGCCGATGCGCATCTACCCGGCGCCACACTACGCCATGGGGGGGCTCTGGGTCGATTACAACTGTCAGAGCAACCTCCCCGGGCTTTTCGTGATCGGCGAGGCGAACTTCTCGGTGCACGGCGCGAACCGTCTCGGCGCCTCCGCCCTCATGCAGGGACTTGCCGACGGCTACTTCGTGATCCCCTACACCATCGCCGGGTACCTCGCGCGCATCAAGCCGGGGGAGGTCTCGGCGGAGGACGCGGAGTGCAGGAAGTCGATCGAGGATGTGAAGGCGTACACCAGCCGGCTTCTCTCCATAAACGGGAAGAAGACGGTGAACGACTTCCACCGCGAGCTCGGCAAGATTATGTGGAACGACGTCGGGATGGCGCGCAGCGAGCAGAGCCTCACCGATGCCATAAAGAGGATCCCCGACCTGCGCGACGAGTTCTGGCACAACGTGAAGGTCTCCGGCAGCGGGATGGAGCTGAACCAGCAGCTGGAGAACGCGGGGCGCGTGGCGGATTTCCTGGAGTTCGGCGAGCTTCTGGCGCGCGACGCCCTGCACCGCAAGGAGTCGTGCGGCGGGCACTTCCGCGTGGAGTACCAGATGCCGGACGGCGAGGCGAAGCGCGATGACGAGAACTTCTGCTATGTGGCGGCGTGGGGCTTCAATGGGGTCGACCAGGAGCCGGAGCTGCACAAGGAGCCGTTGACGTTCGAGAACGTCCACCTGGCGGTAAGGAGCTACAAATGA
- a CDS encoding succinate dehydrogenase/fumarate reductase iron-sulfur subunit, giving the protein MNLTLHVWRQKGPNQPGRLEQYEAKDISPDMSFLEMLDVVNEELIKAGQDPISFDHDCREGICGSCSQVINGIPHGGREHTTVCQLHMRAFKDGDDIYIEPWRATAFPIIKDLIVDRTSMEKIIQAGGYVSVHTGGVVDGNAHLVPKPAADYAMDAAECIACGACIAACPNGSAMLYTAAKVAQLAALPQGQVEAARRVCAMTDAMRANGFGNCSNHFECESVCPKGISVKFIAKLNREYQKALTK; this is encoded by the coding sequence ATGAACCTGACACTGCATGTATGGCGCCAGAAAGGGCCGAACCAGCCGGGGAGGCTCGAGCAATACGAGGCGAAGGATATAAGTCCGGACATGTCGTTTCTGGAGATGCTCGACGTGGTGAACGAGGAGCTCATCAAGGCGGGGCAGGATCCGATATCCTTTGATCATGACTGCCGCGAGGGGATCTGCGGCTCCTGCTCGCAGGTAATAAACGGCATCCCCCACGGGGGGCGCGAGCACACCACCGTCTGCCAGCTGCACATGAGGGCCTTCAAGGACGGCGACGACATCTACATCGAACCGTGGCGCGCCACCGCCTTCCCGATCATCAAGGACCTGATCGTGGACCGCACCTCCATGGAAAAGATCATCCAGGCGGGAGGGTATGTTTCGGTGCACACCGGAGGGGTGGTGGACGGAAACGCCCACCTGGTGCCGAAGCCCGCGGCGGACTACGCGATGGACGCGGCGGAGTGCATCGCCTGTGGTGCCTGCATAGCTGCCTGCCCGAACGGCTCCGCCATGCTGTACACCGCCGCAAAGGTGGCGCAGCTCGCCGCGCTGCCGCAGGGGCAGGTGGAGGCGGCGCGCCGCGTCTGTGCCATGACCGATGCCATGAGGGCGAACGGCTTTGGCAACTGCTCGAATCACTTCGAGTGCGAGTCGGTCTGCCCGAAGGGGATCAGCGTGAAGTTCATCGCGAAGCTGAACAGGGAGTACCAGAAGGCGCTGACGAAGTAG
- the cas6 gene encoding CRISPR system precrRNA processing endoribonuclease RAMP protein Cas6 produces MELHHVTIIFTATLTANLPDPFALFSVRGAFEESFREAVGCRRGACPGCLRTGSCAFAANFAQELSRDPEGLRRHQKPPLPFVFRMPVLPPLPNRGKSLECSLTLFGSAIQHFDNYLGAAALLFRRVGAHLSAVELLSPGGERSPLPAGTSAADSPLPLLTAADPLSAGPLAPDRVTVDFLTPLRLPSEGKVLRQIDFSHFARALLRRVSTVAYYYGGIELPLDYRALAAASEKVTCTSSTTRFTQWGKTSGIVGTLSFCGDIEEFHLLLLLGRAMHLGKGASFGLGHFQIS; encoded by the coding sequence GTGGAACTTCACCACGTCACCATAATATTCACCGCTACCCTCACCGCGAACCTCCCCGACCCCTTTGCCCTCTTCTCCGTGCGAGGCGCCTTCGAGGAGTCCTTCCGGGAGGCGGTCGGCTGCCGCAGGGGTGCATGCCCAGGCTGCCTGCGCACCGGATCGTGCGCCTTCGCCGCCAACTTCGCCCAGGAGCTCTCCCGCGACCCGGAGGGGCTGCGCCGCCACCAGAAGCCCCCTCTCCCCTTCGTCTTCCGGATGCCGGTCCTTCCCCCCCTCCCGAATCGCGGCAAGAGTCTGGAGTGCTCCCTCACCCTCTTCGGAAGCGCCATCCAGCACTTCGACAACTACCTCGGCGCGGCCGCCCTCCTCTTTCGCAGGGTGGGCGCCCACCTTTCCGCGGTCGAGCTCCTCTCCCCCGGAGGTGAGCGCTCCCCTCTCCCCGCCGGAACCTCGGCCGCCGACAGCCCCTTGCCGCTTCTGACCGCAGCCGACCCCCTCTCCGCCGGCCCCCTTGCCCCGGACCGGGTGACCGTCGATTTTCTTACGCCGCTGCGGCTGCCGAGCGAGGGGAAGGTCCTGAGACAGATCGATTTTTCCCACTTCGCCCGCGCGCTGCTACGTCGCGTCTCCACGGTCGCCTACTACTACGGCGGCATCGAGCTTCCCCTCGACTACCGAGCCCTCGCTGCGGCGAGCGAGAAGGTGACCTGCACCTCTTCCACGACCCGCTTCACCCAGTGGGGAAAGACCTCCGGTATTGTGGGAACGCTTTCTTTCTGCGGTGATATCGAGGAATTCCATCTCCTCCTGCTCCTCGGCCGGGCCATGCACCTCGGAAAGGGAGCGTCCTTCGGCCTCGGCCACTTCCAGATCTCCTGA